Proteins encoded within one genomic window of Dromaius novaehollandiae isolate bDroNov1 unplaced genomic scaffold, bDroNov1.hap1 HAP1_SCAFFOLD_41, whole genome shotgun sequence:
- the LOC135326928 gene encoding olfactory receptor 14C36-like, with translation MANSSSLNEFLLLAFADVRELQLLHFSVFLGIYLAALLGNGLIITAVACDHHLHTPMYFFLLNLSILDLGIISTTVPKSMANSLWDTRAISYSGCAAQVFLFVFLLGGEYSLLTVMAYDRFVAICRPLHYGTLLGSRACVKMAAAAWVSGFINALLHTANTLSIPLCQGNAVDQFFCEIPQILKLSCSDSYLREAGVIVVSLCLIFGCFVFIVLSYVQIFTAVLRIPSEQGRHKAFSMCLPHLAVVSLFVSTVMIAYLKPPSLSSPVLDLVVAVLYSVVPPTMNPLIYSMRNKELQDALRKVISWTFFSSGKTAISLHR, from the coding sequence atggccaacagcagctccctcaacgagtttctcctcctggcatttgccgatgtgcgggagctgcagctcttgcacttctcggtcttcctgggcatctacctggctgccctcctgggcaatggcctcatcatcacagccgtagcctgtgaccaccacctccacacccccatgtactttttcctgctcaacctctccatcctggaccttggcatcatctccaccactgtccccaaatccatggccaattccctgtgggacaccagggccatttcctactcaggatgtgctgctcaagtgTTCCTGTTCGTCTTCTTgttaggaggagagtattctctcctcactgtcatggcctatgaccgctttgttgccatctgcagacccctgcactacgggaccctcctgggcagcagagcttgtgtcaaaatggcagcagctgcctgggtcAGTGGGTttatcaatgctctcctgcacactgctaatacactttcaataccactctgccaaggcaacgctgtggaccagttcttctgtgaaatcccccagatcctcaagctctcctgctcagactcctaccttaGGGAAGCTGGGGTTATTGTAGTTAGTCTTTGTTTAATctttggatgttttgttttcattgtgctgtcctacgtgcagatcttcactgctgtgctgaggatcccctctgagcagggccggcacaaagccttttccatgtgcctcccgcacctggccgtggtctccctgtttgtcagcactgtcatgattgcctacctgaagcccccctccctctcctccccagttctggatctggtggtggctgttctgtactcggtggtgcctccaacaatgaaccctctcatctacagcatgaggaacaaggagctccaagatgccctgaggaaagtgatttcatggacatttttcagcagtggtaaaacTGCCATTTCTCTCCACAGATAA